Proteins co-encoded in one Brassica rapa cultivar Chiifu-401-42 chromosome A02, CAAS_Brap_v3.01, whole genome shotgun sequence genomic window:
- the LOC103854226 gene encoding RNA polymerase II C-terminal domain phosphatase-like 5, with the protein MGSFIKQLFFSLLEKTKGRNKLSSLNKEEKKKKKKMEKKKKMKLHLVLDLDQTLLHYVPVSELSDKEKYIMQELDSRGDLLSSFNGGTPRHLIKLRPFLREFLKEANKLFRMHVYTMGTYGYARYILSEIDPGKRYFGNRVITREKSPHSKTLDRISADQRRVVIVDDNASAWPQHKPNLVQVKQYIYFRYQMTNNDSEEEFYSHAEKKSDESRSNGSLSKVLKILQKAHTRFQEEEDSYDLRLLIRD; encoded by the coding sequence ATGGGGTCGTTTATAAAGCAATTATTCTTTAGTTTATTGGAAAAAACCAAAGGAAGAAACAAACTCTCGAGTCTCAACaaggaagaaaagaagaagaagaagaagatggagaagaagaagaagatgaaactaCACCTAGTGCTTGACTTGGATCAGACGCTTCTCCACTATGTCCCTGTTTCAGAGCTTTctgataaagaaaaatatataatgcaaGAACTTGATTCAAGGGGTGATCTACTGAGTTCGTTTAACGGAGGAACTCCCAGGCATCTGATAAAGTTACGACCTTTCCTCCGCGAGTTTCTGAAAGAAGCCAACAAGCTTTTCCGCATGCACGTTTACACGATGGGCACGTACGGCTACGCGCGGTATATATTGAGTGAGATTGATCCTGGTAAAAGATATTTTGGAAATAGAGTCATAACCAGAGAGAAATCCCCTCATAGCAAGACTCTTGATCGTATCTCTGCTGATCAACGAAGAGTGGTTATTGTTGATGATAATGCTAGTGCTTGGCCTCAACACAAGCCAAACTTGGTGCAGGTCAAACAGTACATTTATTTCAGATACCAGATGACGAATAATGATTCGGAAGAAGAATTTTACTCTCACGCAGAGAAGAAGAGCGACGAGAGTCGAAGCAATGGATCATTGTCTAAGGTTCTCAAAATCCTTCAAAAAGCTCACACAAGATTCCAAGAAGAAGAGGATTCTTACGACTTGAGGCTTTTGATACGTGACTGA